ATCTCACCAATATTCTCATCCAGTCTTCTTCTCTCGCTATACTGGCAATCGGAATGACCTTTGTATTGCTCACCGCAGGCATAGACCTTTCCGCAGGTTCGGTTATGTTTGTGGCGGGAGTCGTGTCGGGGAAACTGGCAGTGGCAGGATTTGCGCTTTGGGTGGTGATTCCGTTGGCTTTGGTGATCGGGCTGTTGTTCGGATTAATCAATGCCTTTTTTATATTCAGGCTGAAAATCATTCCGTTTATTGTGACCCTGGCCACTTTTTATGCAGGGCGTGGATTGGGTCTGTACCTTTCAGAAACCAGGGCCATCAATTTACCCGAATCATTTCTGCAGATCGGTTCGGCAAAGGTGATCGGCTTGCCTATGCCTGTGGTGATCTTACTTGTGGTGCTGGCAATCTCACATTTTGTGCTCACGGCGACCCCGTTTGGCAGACAGATGTATGCGGTTGGCAATGACATGGAAAAAGCCCGGAAAGCAGGCATTCCCGTTGAGAAAATCTTGCTCGGGGTTTATCTGATCTGTGGTCTTTGTGCTGCACTGAGCGGAATAGTGGCATTGGGGCAACTGGGGGCAGTCTCGCCTACATTCGGGTATCAGAGCGAATTTATGGCCATAGCTGCCGCGGTGTTGGGAGGCACAAGTTTATTTGGGGGAAAAGGCAATGTACTTCCCGGAACCCTGGTCGGGGCCCTACTTATTCAGTCTATTCAAAATGGGTTAGTCATCCTTAATGCCAATCCGTACTTC
The DNA window shown above is from Bacteroidia bacterium and carries:
- a CDS encoding ABC transporter permease, with translation MPPFQKILQLLSRHSTIWLFVAVLVIFSFLSPQFLTFSNLTNILIQSSSLAILAIGMTFVLLTAGIDLSAGSVMFVAGVVSGKLAVAGFALWVVIPLALVIGLLFGLINAFFIFRLKIIPFIVTLATFYAGRGLGLYLSETRAINLPESFLQIGSAKVIGLPMPVVILLVVLAISHFVLTATPFGRQMYAVGNDMEKARKAGIPVEKILLGVYLICGLCAALSGIVALGQLGAVSPTFGYQSEFMAIAAAVLGGTSLFGGKGNVLPGTLVGALLIQSIQNGLVILNANPYFYPVITGIVIFLIVMIDSLRHKSIQKNLRTKTAL